The region CCAAACTTTGTTCACTGATTTCCATTACTGTTTTCTGGGACTTCTTATATTAGGTATAGTGTGATTTGCGTGATTAgaaatggtttgttttgtttttgcctctTGTAGAAAACCTATAGTGCGTCAGCTGCACCAAGGACACAAACATAACCTACATTTCCCAGGATTTTCTCTCTTGGAGAAATACCCTAAGTGTCTAGCTGGAAAGAGCTTTTCTGTTCCGGCTCCCAGTTTTCCATGTAAGTATAAAGCTTGCATTTGATATGTTGGCTCTTAATATTTTTGTGTTTTAACATATCAACTTGTAAACTAAGATCCAGGTTTTCTTTTTCTACATCGAAAGATTGTTGCACTTTAGAAGAATAACAAGGAATCATGAATAACTTCAGCAATGATGAGTTTGACTTTACATTCCTTGATGAAGGATTTACTGCCAAGGATATCCTGGACCAAAAAATCAAtgaagtttcctcctctgtaagtgTTAACCAATTTCCCTGGTGAAGATGCCTTGAAAATGAAACCGTATTCACATTCCCAGGGCCAAAAGGAAAAGAGGCAgtgggctttaaaaaaaaaataaagatcgGTCgacttttctttttatttagttTTCATAGAACTGTGTTTAGCTAGAAGGAACCCTGGGCATGGATGTGCTCATGTAATTTTAGATAGAGCCAAGCCAGATCCacagatcagggatggaaaatgcCACACTTGTTCTCACTCCTTCACCCCTCCCCCGGCACTGGGGGATGGGGCTGGAGTGAAAGGTGAAGGGTCTGGCCAGGAGCCTTTTGGCTTCCAGGGTAGTgggtagggcagagaagcaggagCTGTGCCGCAGGCTTAAAGTGCCCATACACTGTTTCGAAGGGAGCAGTGGAAACAGGTGGGAATAGCagactggagaaggaggagagtggtACATGGTAAATTCAGATTGAGTACTCTGTTAATTTTAACAAAACTTTCAGAAATCTTAATTATGTGTGCGTTTATTgcctatatgcatatatatatatgtataatttttTTTGAAGGATGATAAAGATGCCTTCTACGTTGCCGACCTTGGGGATGTCCTAAAAAAACACATGCGATGGTACAAAGCCCTCCCTCGAGTCACTCCTTTTTATGCTGTCAAATGCAATGACAGCAAAGCTATTGTGAAGACGCTTGCTGCTTTAGGGGCTGGATTCGATTGTGCCAGCAAGGTAAACTTTATTAACGTTTAACTTGAGCAATCAATGAACAGTAtttgagtgtctgctgtgtgtaggGCCCCCGTACTCAGCAACTGGGAGGGAAAATATGCGATCCTCACTCTCAGGGGGCTTATAGTCGTCTGTTCATGTAGTGAGGCAGTAGGAAGCGCTTAGGTGAAAACAGAAACACCCTCAATTTCTAGTATTTCTTGAtgattttatctgtaatttaaaacTGACACACCCAGTTAAAACAATGGACACCAGAATCAATTGCAACAGTCTCCCTGCTCAGTGTTGTTTCAATTTGAAAAATGCAGTTTATTAACAGTAAACTCACTTTCTAATTTTCAGACCGAAATTCAGTTGGTGCAGAGCATCGGCGTGCCTCCAGAGAGAATAATTTATGCAAATCCATGTAAACAAGTGTCCCAAATTAAGTATGCTGCCAACAGTGGAGTGCAGATGATGACTTTTGATAGTGAAGTAGAGTTAATGAAAGTTAACAGAGCTCATCCAAAGGCAAAGTGAGTTGTGTTTTGGCGTTACAGCATTTCTTTGGGTTTAACACATCCCCAGAGTGTGCATCTGTCCCCTGGACTCTTGCTATAGAACTGCCTTACCTTAACACtctgagaatggggaggaggaggatgggggaagttGCTAGAATATTCTGTGTGAAAACAAATGACCTGCCATATGTAGTTCTGTGTGGCTAGTTAAAAGGGATCCAGCCTGGTGTGAGGGTTTGGGCATTAGTTACGCACCGGACATTTTGTTGGCTTTCAGGGCTTCAGAATAGATAGTTTTTTCTCTTTATCTCCAGGTTGGTCCTGCGGATTGCTACCGATGACTCCAAAGCAGTCTGTCGCCTAAGTGTTAAATTTGGTGCCACGCTCAAAACGAGCAGGCTTCTCCTGGAACGGGCTAAGGAACTCAACATTGATGTCATTGGAGTCAGGTAAGTTCGGCTTCCAAGCTAGAAGCTTTTCGGGCAGAGATCTTAGATGTTTCGTGCAACATCCAGCTCTAATTTAATTATGGTTTATGAATTTTATTTTCAACGTGCATCCCCTTTTAGAATAAAATGAAATCCTTTGTCCTTTCAGCTTTCACGTTGGGAGTGGTTGTACTGATCCAGACACCTTTGTCCAGGCAGTGACCGATGCCCGGTGTGTCTTCGACATGGGAGTAAGTATACAATAAAATTCCATATCGCACTACAGTTGCGCCTTGAAAGATGCCAGGCATTATGACACTGTGTCTTTTTCCAACAATGTGAAATAAAGCGTTCTTGAGTTCTAGTTCATTTTTCACGTGGCCCTCGGTGCCTTCTAGTAGCAACCCAGTACCAATCCAGGTCACACACTCCATTCTCGAGATTTCATAAAGCAAAGTGCTCGTTGAGGAGTGAAGAAAAACAGGAAGGTAGGGTGGGGCTAGTTGGTGGCACCTCGAAGCTAGTTTTGAGCTTTATTTGATGCTGAGGAACACCGAAAAGCTGGTGGAAAgttgtggggagtgggagagagaagcagtagtAGACCGTGCAAGTTGAAAGATAGTGCAGAGTCATGAGGGTGACGCAGATTTTGGGCTTCTGGGCCAGGTGGGAGGATAGTAGCAGCTGAAGTGGGACAGCtaggaagaggagggcttagaagAACTCGTTACCCGTGCCTTATGAGGCAGGTAAGGGTCTAGCACTTACTTGATATGCACTTCATTTTTTCCAAGCTAATTTAGcatacctcaatctcaactcTCCCCACTCTACCCGCTCACTCGTGCTGTTCCCCAGGCTTCAGACTCTCCCTAAATCCAACCTATCTCCCGGTTTTCAAAGCCCTTATAAAATCCCCCTTTCCCCAGTTTCTAGCTCTTGTATACAAGTCTTATCAGCCATCTCTGGTACTTATGAACTTGTTCTTACGCATCCTCAGCCCTGAGGTATCCAGTGAGGCCCCAGTGATTAGTAGATTTTTGTTTTGCCTACTTGTATCCACACCACCCCTTCCGTGACTGACTACCTTCCCCACCTGGAAAAGCTCAGTTGGCCGTGAAGTGTAGGATAAACATTTTAGAGCCTGAAAAATCCAAGCTGGGTGCAGATGGTGTCTGTGGTTTCACTTTCTCCAACTCAGGGGTCTGCCACCTATGGTTCTTGGGACTTGGAGCTGtcgggagggtgatggggagcaaATCATTGAGTAAAAAAGCAAACAGATTCACAGTGAAGCAAGTTGCATTCTTGTATGTTTAAACTGGCACCGTTACAAGGTTTTGTGTGGTCCTTTTGCACAAAAAGGAGGCTGGGTCTTGTTCTATCTACTTCTCCAACAGTGCCGAGGGACTACTTCCTGTATGTGTTCCCTTAAACTTTCAATTAACGTATTTTGACTactctatttgtacgtatttttccTGTATATCTCATTAGAGAACTTTCAGGTAGGGAATtgggtcacttctttgttttttgtactctccaagcactgcaCCCAgttgagaactcaataaatgcccttcttACTAGTGTAAGTGACACAGGGTCAACCATGATGTGTTCTGTGGCACAAGTCCAAAGTGTCTGGAGGCTGGAATCACAAAGTCCTGGACTGGGGAAAGCATGCAGGAGCTGAGGTAGTGACGTTATTTTAACACTGGCTCGTCCAGCTGTGCCTATGTGAAACAGCCTCTTCTGGCGCCAAGAGTGGGAGGCAGGTGTCGAAACCCGAGTCTCGTGGATTTAAGGAGCCCTAGATTGGTCTACTTTCTGTAGAAATAGCCCCTCTTTTGAGCAGAGTTTTGTGGAGGTCAGGACTTGGCAAAATGACCAGCCAAATTGCCCGGGAGTCGGGATATGTCTTCAGGCTGTGTGTTACCGGGGTTGTGTCTTTTCATAGCTGTCTGCCACGTGTTTGACTGCTCACCCAGTTCTCTGACACTGGCCTTTGAGTTCTTGCGAAACCTCGCATTGAGGAAAGTTTGTGGAGCAGTTGCGATGCCATATGCGTGTTTCCTCGATAATTCCCTCACCCTCATTGTAGCCAACAGACATTTTGGCAGAATGTACAGGCTGCTTCCACTGCAGAACAAGGGCCCATTTGGCAGAAAAGAGCATCAGACTTGACAAAAGTTCAGTCGTGTGCACAGCAGGATGATATGTTAACAGTGTTTGCAAGGTCTCTGTGCCGTGTCTAGTTTCCTctgatgggaagcagcttggcaccTTCAAAAAGCTTATGATCTTGGAATATTTCAGTCATGATTTTTCTTTAGTTCTGCTTCCTCTTTATGTAGCTCCCTTTTAAGCCTGATCATTTAATCTTTTTTACACTAGGCCGAGCTTGGTTTTGATATGTGTCTGCTGGACATTGGAGGAGGTTTCCCTGGCTCTGAAGATGTGAAGCTCAAGTTTGAAGAGGTATTCTCTTTTTCTGAAAAATTTAGAAAATTATTCAGCAAGATTCCATTTTggtggtttttttattttttattttttgaaaaaaTTCCCCTACAGTTAACAAAAAGAGCAAGCTCTACCTTCTTGTGAGAATaactgctttttaaaaatgcCCTCATCTTGTATTTGAAATAAGCTTTGTGTTTGAAGTTTTAGGAAGGGTAACCTTTAGTTTGTGTGATTACAGAAAAGGCTTTTAGGAGCAGTAACGATATTTACCAAGCACATACAATGCGGTGAGCACTGTCCAAAAGACAGGAGTGTGTAGGAAATACAAATAAGAGTTTTGAATTTGGATTTGAATACCACTTTGTCTAGATGAAGATGTTAATGACAAATTCAGACGTGGTCCTGAGTGGAGGTCAGATACATTGAAGGGAGTAAAATGGGAAACTGAAGAGTGCCTAGTTCCACCCCCAAATTCTTTTTTTGCctgggaaggagcgtggcctagtgaaaagggcccagaactggcagtcaggagatgtGAATTCTAATATTGACTCtagcacttgcctgctctgtgaccttaagcaagtcacctgatttctctgtgccctagtttcgtttgtaaaatggggattcaattcctcttctccttttccccttcagactgtcccatgtaggacagagaccgtgtctgatatgattgtacCTAACCAAATGCTtaccacactgcttggcacagagtaagcactcattagttACTGTTTCCAGGAAAACAGTAAAACATGCAAAAGAGTCCAATTGGGATCAAGTAAAAATATGTATACTCACTAAATTTAGGttgtctagtttttttttttaccaaatgtggataaacatttgaaatttcataaGTAAGAAGAAATGTGGCTTGGTGGTGGAAAGATTTTTCTGAATtgcccaatttttaaaaaattggatctcagtgataatagtgatatttattaagttacTTTAccatgtattaagccctgggttaAACCCTGTGGTAGACCTTCTGTCTTAAAAAAGATTTCGAGGTCATGTTTGTGAATCCTGTATTTTTAActggctgactttttttttttttgcattgtgACTGAGCTAATAGAACTTTAACAGGAGTGAAAATTGTTTGAAAACTGCATTCTAATTGCTACCTCTTCTGATAGATCACAAGTGTCATCAATCCAGCATTGGAGAAGTATTTCCCTTCTGATTCAGGAGTGAGAATCATTGCTGAACCAGGCAGATACTATGTTGCATCAGCTTTCACGCTCGCTGTTAATATCATTGCCAAAAAGGTTGTATTAAAAGAACAGACAGGTTctgatggtatgtactgagttctAAAGTGCTCAATTATCATTGAGGTACCAGGAAACAAGTCTTTCATAAGTTTTAAATTTGGATTTATCTACCTTTCTAGATGAAGATGATGTTAATGACAAAACTATAATGTATTATGTGAATGATGGAGTATATGGATCATTTAATTGCATCTTGTACGATCATGCGCACGTTAAACCGATTCTACAAAAGGTAACTAGTTGCCTTCTACTATGACGTAAGTTACACATGGTGTTAAGTGAAATGAATTAAACTCATTtttgtttctcttctctccagagaCCCAAACCAGATGAGAGTTACTATTCCTGCAGCATTTGGGGTCCAACATGTGATGGGCTCGATCGTATCGTTGAGCGCTGCGATATGCCGGAATTGCAAGTTGGAGATTGGCTGCTTTTTGAAAATATGGGTGCTTACACTGTTGCCGCTGCTTCTACGTTCAATGGATTCCAGAGGCCAACTATCTATTATGTGATGTCAGGTCCAGCATGGTAAGTAATATTTCAGTGTTACTGATTTGTTACGGTAGAGAGCTAACTGTTAAGCAGGTGCCTAGGTGGAGAAGTAGAAGTTTACATTGGATTTGATTACGCATATAAATTACCATCAGTTCTTATTTATTCAGGATAAATCAGTTAAGTGAAACCAGGTAACAGTCATGAGGACTGCCGACTTATTGATATGATATTATAGAAGTAGCTATTTAGAAATACTGTGCTAGTCATCTGGACCCCTGATGAGTGTCAGTACAGAGAGGACAGattgtgaaggaattgattatagggcTGCTGGTGTTTTGTTTTTGCTGGGATGTGGGAAGTGCAACGTGTCAAGTGGCGGGCAAGGATGctgacttttttttcttaatatgAAAAGTGTAGGAATTAACTAATCTGTCAGGAACTGCATGCTCTCCCAGAAATTGCTTTGCTAAAATGAAAATTATTCTGAAATTGTGGATACGATTTTTCTGAATATACCTCCTTGATCTGCTTTAGGCAACGAATGCAACAAATCAACGAGCAAGATTTGCCAGCAGCAGTAGAGGAGCCAGATACCAACACTCTGCCCTTGtcttgtgcttgggaaagtggcaTGGAACATCATCCGGCAACTTGTGCTTCGGCTAGTATTAATGTATAGATACTTGTGTGTAGTCTCTTCCCAGCGAGTGTAGCTTGAATTTAGGGCATTTTCGGGGACCATTAACTTAATTCCtgctagtttttttaaaaatgtgttcaAGAGTAGGGTTGGCATAAATGTGATGAAATGGATGACTAGAAGATGGGGTCACATTTATCTGTGTTCCTATGGAAACTATTTGAATATTTGTTTTATATGGATTTTTATTCACTTTTCAACTATGCTACTAAAGATTGTCCCTCCACTGTTTGAACAAGCATTTGTAGCTTGTATAACAGCAGAACGGGCTGAGCTTAGTGTCGTGACctgttttaaaataaaa is a window of Tachyglossus aculeatus isolate mTacAcu1 chromosome 1, mTacAcu1.pri, whole genome shotgun sequence DNA encoding:
- the ODC1 gene encoding ornithine decarboxylase, with translation MNNFSNDEFDFTFLDEGFTAKDILDQKINEVSSSDDKDAFYVADLGDVLKKHMRWYKALPRVTPFYAVKCNDSKAIVKTLAALGAGFDCASKTEIQLVQSIGVPPERIIYANPCKQVSQIKYAANSGVQMMTFDSEVELMKVNRAHPKAKLVLRIATDDSKAVCRLSVKFGATLKTSRLLLERAKELNIDVIGVSFHVGSGCTDPDTFVQAVTDARCVFDMGAELGFDMCLLDIGGGFPGSEDVKLKFEEITSVINPALEKYFPSDSGVRIIAEPGRYYVASAFTLAVNIIAKKVVLKEQTGSDDEDDVNDKTIMYYVNDGVYGSFNCILYDHAHVKPILQKRPKPDESYYSCSIWGPTCDGLDRIVERCDMPELQVGDWLLFENMGAYTVAAASTFNGFQRPTIYYVMSGPAWQRMQQINEQDLPAAVEEPDTNTLPLSCAWESGMEHHPATCASASINV